The genomic DNA AGTTATCGACCTCTTCAAGCAATTCGCAAAAGGCCCTCGCGCCCTGGTCGAGCAGCCGCTCGCCTTTCGCAGGCTCAGCCAATGTCGCGTTGCCGACTGCGCCGCTGGCGTTGAGATCCTGCGCCTGCCAGGCAAAGGGCGCGGGCCGCTGCGTCGACAGCCAGCGATATTGCTTCGCCATCGCGACACTGCTCGCGGGAAAATCCGCGACCGCATCTTTCCGCACCTGATCGGGATAGCGCGCCAGCATGATCGAGGTCTCGATCGCGCCGCCGTGGATGCCGTGACGCACTTCCTCGGCCGGGAACAATTGATCCGCGCCCGACAGCCGTGACCACGATGTCGTCACCACGAACAGCTTGTGATGCGCGCGCAGGTCCTGCGCGACCAGCATCATCGCCGCGCTGTTGCCGCCATGGCTGGTGATGATGACGAGCTTCTTCACGCCGCGCCGCGCGATGTCCTCGCCGATCCCGGTCCACCGCTTCAGCGCCGCTTCGTTCGGCAGCGTCTGCGTGCCCGGATAGTCGATATGCTCGGTGGAGATCCCGATCGGTTCAACCGGCAGGAACGTCGCTGGAACGCTTCCCGGCAACAGTTCGCGCACGCGGGCCAGATAGGCGTCAGCGATTAGCACGTCTGTCGTGAGCGGCAGATGGGGGCCATGCTGTTCGGTCGCCGCCAGCGGCAGCACCGCGATCCAGCGCGCCGTCTCCGCGGCGGGCGCATCGGCCCAGCGGATTGCGGTCCAGTCGTGGGACGGCGTCATCAAGGTTTCTTTGCCCGAATTTGTCACGTAATTTGCGCTATCAGGGGATGCGGACCCGGCTGGTTCGCGTCCCCTGATGTCATGCGGTTCTATCGCGTTGCGTTCATATGAGCCAGATGCGATTGGGTTTTAAGCGATCGACGGAGTGCCATTATGCCCCCCATTCACATGCGGCGAACGCTCATTGCGGGCCTCTTGGCCGCTTTCGTCTGCAGCATCCCGGCGCGCGCGGAGACGCTCGACAAGGTCACCTTCGGCACCAATTGGGTCGCCGAGGCCGAGCACGGCGGCTTCTTCCAGGCGGTGGCCGACGGCACCTACAAGAAATACGGGCTCGACGTCACCATCGTCCCCGGCGGCCCCAACGAGAACAACCGGATGCTGCTGATCGCCGGCAAGATCGATTTCTTCATGGCCGCGAACACGCTGATGTCGTTCGACGCGGTCGCCAACAACGTTCCCGTCGTGACCATCGCCGCGATCTTCCAGAAGGATCCGCAGGTGATGCTGACGCAGCCGGATGCCAAGGTTGCGAAGCTCGAGGACCTCAAGCCGCTGACGCTGTTCGTCTCCAAGGAGGGCATGGGCAGCTATTTCCAGTGGCTGAAGTCCGAATACGGCTTCAGCGAGAAGAACGTCCGCCCCTATAATTTCAATCCGCAGCCCTTCATCGCCAATCCCAAGAGCGCCATGCAGGGCTATGTCACCTCCGAGCCGTTCGCGGTGGAAAAGGCGGCGGGCTTCAAGCCCAACGTGCTGCTGCTGGCCGACTATGGCTTCAACACCTATTCGACCCTGATCGAGACGCGCCGCGACATCGTCGAGAAGAAGCCCGATCTCGTCCAGCGCTTCGTCGATGCCTCCATGGTCGGCTGGTACAACTACATCTATCGCGACAATTCCGCCGGCAACGCCATGATCAAGAAGCTCAATCCGGAGATGACCGACGATCTGCTGGCCTATTCCGTCGCCAAGATGAAGGAGCACGGCATCGTCGATTCCGGCGACAGCTTGAAGAACGGCATCGGTGCGATGAGCGACGAGCGCTACTCCTCCTTCTTCAACAAGATGGTCAAGGCCGGCGTCGTGAAGGCGGATCTCGACTTCCGCAAGTCCTACACGCTGCGCTTCGTCAACAAGGGCGTCGGCGTCGAGCTGCGTCCGAACAAGCCGTAGCGCAAGGTCGATGTCTGCAGTCAAGACCTCGTCCGCCGTCGAGACCGGCCTGTCGCATCTCGCCGTCAGCCTGCGCGGCGTGACGAAGACCTATGACAACGGCATCACGGCGCTCGGCCCGTTCGACCTCACGGTCCGCAAGGGCGAGTTCATCTCGCTGCTGGGCCCGTCCGGTTGCGGCAAGTCGACGGTGCTGCGGCTGATCGCGGAGCTCAGCGCGCCGTCCTCCGGGATCGTGCGGGTGGCGCGCCACGAGGGCGAGGCGCAGCCGGGGCACGGCATCGGCTTCGTGTTTCAGGAGCCGACCCTGATGCCCTGGGCCAGCGTGCGCGAGAACGTGCGGCTGCCGCTGAGGCTTGGCGGTGTGCCGAAGTCCGAGGGACGCGCGCGTGCGGACGCTGCGCTGGCCAGCGTCGGGCTCGCCGATTTCGCAGATAGCTTTCCGCGCGAGCTCTCCGGCGGCATGAAGATGCGGCTGTCGCTGGCGCGCGCGCTCGTCACCGATCCCGACATCCTGCTGATGGACGAGCCGTTCGCCGCGCTCGACGAGATCACGCGCTTCCGCCTCAACAACGACCTGCTCGCGCTGTGGCGAGCCCTCGGCAAGACCGTCATCTTCGTCACCCATTCGGTGTTCGAATCCGTCTACCTGTCGCAGCGCGTGGTGGTGATGACGGCACGGCCGGGCCGCATCCAGGCCGACATCCGCATCGAGACGGTCGAGCCGCGGGGCGAAGAGTTTCGCACGTCGACCGCTTACGGCGACTACTGCCGCAAGGTCTCGGGCGCGCTGGCGCCGTCCTATTCGGGGCAGTCGCTGCTATGAGCGCGCAAGCCCCCGTCACCGCGCAGCCGCAAGGCGCGCTGCGCCTGATGCTTCCCGTCATCGTGTTCGCCGCCGGTCTCATCGCCTGGGAACTGGTGGTCCGCCTCAAGGAGATCCCGCCCTACGTGCTGCCGGCGCCCTCGATCATCGTCCTGACACTGTTCAAGGACTGGGCCGTGCTGTCGCAATCGCTCGTCACCACGCTCCTGACCACACTCGAAGGTTTTATCGCGGCCAGCATCGGCGGCATCGCGCTGGCGCTGTTGTTCAACCAGTCGAAATGGGTGGAATATTCTCTCTTTCCCTACGCGATCGTCCTTCAGGTCACCCCGGTGATCGCAATTGCGCCGCTCCTGCTGATCTATTTGGAACAGCAGACCGCGGTCGTGGTCTGTGCCTTCATCGTCGCCTTTTTCCCGGTGCTGTCCAACACCACGCTCGGGCTCAATTCGGTCGATCGCAACCTCACCGGCCTGTTCCAGCTCTATGGCGCATCAAAGCCCCAGACCCTGCGGTTTCTCAAGCTGCCCGCCGCACTGCCCTACATTCTCGGCGGCCTGCGCATCGCCGGCGGCCTGTCGCTGATCGGCGCGGTCGTGGCCGAGATCGCTGCGGGAACGGCGGGCGCCGGCTCCGGGCTCGCCTACAGGATCGCGGAATCAGGCTATCGATTGAACATACCCCGCATGTTCGCAGCGCTGCTTTTGTTGTCGCTCGCCGGGATTGTCATCTATGGGGTGCTGGCGCTAGTTTCGCACCTCGTTTTACGGCGCTGGCACGAGAGCGCGCTTGGAAAGGAAAACTGATGGCTGCCGGTTCGATTTCGTCCGAGAAGATCGACCTTCTGATCTATGGGCCGGTGCGGCCGATCCTCGAGAACGGGTTTTCCGATCATTTCGTCGTGCACAAGGCCGAGACGCGCGGCGACCTCGAGCGGCTGACGCCGGCGATCCGCGAGAAGATTCGCGGCGTCGCGGTGACCTATCACACGGTGCGCGCCGACAAGGACTCGCTGTCGCAGCTGCCCAAGATCGAGATGGTGGCGAGTTTCGGCGTCGGCTACGACCATATCGACGCCAAATATGCCGCCGAGCACAACATCATCGTCACCAACACGCCCGACGTGCTGACCGAGGAGGTCGCCGACGTCGCGATGGGCCTTCTGATCTCCACGCTGCGCGAGTTCATCAAGGCCGACCGCTATGTGCGCTCCGGGCTCTGGCAGACCCAGAACTATCCGCTCAGCGTCGGCTCGCTGCGCGACCGCAAGGTCGGCATCGTCGGCATGGGCCGGATCGGCCAGGCCATCGCGCGCCGGCTCGATGCCTCGCTGGTGCCCGTGGTCTATCACTCGCGCAATCCGTCCAAGGACGTCTCCTACAAGCACTATCCTGACCTGATCGAGATGGCGAAGGCGGTGGACACGCTGATGGTGATCGTGCCCGGCGGTGCCTCGACCAACAAGATGATCAATGCCGAGGTCTTCAAGGCCCTCGGCCCGCGCGGCGTGTTGATCAACGTGGCGCGTGGCTCGGTGGTCGACGAGCCGGCTTTGGTGCAGGCGCTGAAATCCGGCACGATCCTCGCCGCCGGCCTCGACGTGTTCGCGGCCGAGCCGACGGTGCCGGACGAGCTCAAGACCATGCAGAACGTCGTGCTGCTGCCGCATATCGGCTCGGCCTCGGTGGTGACGCGCAACGCGATGGACCAGCTCGTGGTCGACAACCTCAAATCGTGGTTCTCAGGCAAGGCGCCGTTGACGCCGGTTGCCGAAACGCCGTTCAGGGGGCGCTGATGAGAAGCCTTCAGGTCGTTGCATTCGCGATCGCGGCCTCGCTGGCCGCGATCGGCGCTGCGCATGCGCAGGATGCAACGAGCCTGAAGAAGTCGATGCCTGGCCAGTGGGAGCTCTCGACCACCGAGCGCAGCAAGACCTGCGTCGTCACGATGAAGGCCAACGCCGCGGGCCAGGCCTTCAAGCTGGAGCTGGAGCCGGCCTGCAAGACGGCGCTGCCCTTCACCAAGGATATCGTCGCCTGGAGCGTCAGGGGCCTCGATATCGTTCGTCTGCAGGACGCGACCGGTGAAGCCGTGATCGACTTCACCGAGGTCGAGGCCGGCATCTTCGAAGGCCTGCGCCAGGGTGAGGGCGTCTACATCCTGCAGGATCTCGCCGCCGCCCGCTCGATGGCGAAGTCGATGGACCAGATGATCGGCGATTGGTCGATGGTGCGCGGCAACGGCCAGCCGGTGTGTGCGCTGACGCTGACCAACACCGAGGCGAGCCCCGACAATTTCCAGGTCTTCCTCAAGCCGAAATGCGACGCGACCATCGCGCAGTTCAACCCGACGCAATGGCGGCTCGAACGCGGCCAGATCGTCCTGATGTCGAAATCGGGCGCGGCCTGGCAGTTCGAGGCCGACGACAACGCGCAGTGGCGGCGCGTCCCCGACACTGCCGATCCCCTGATCATGCTGCGTCAATAGGCATCCCCGCCGTCACCGCGGCCGAACGGCGACGCTCCCAGGCGGAACCCGCCGACAGGGCATTCCGTTGACGGATGAGGTGATTCTGGAGGTCCGGCATGGCCAAGCGCATCCTCGCAATCGGCATCGAGCCCGGCAATGCCGATTACAGCGCGTTCCCGCAGCTCACGCCCGAACATGTCCGCAGCTACATCGAGGCCCAGCTGCTGCGTCTGCGCGGCCTCGGCTTCGAGGTCACGAGCTGCCTGATCGATCTCGATGCGACGGCCGAGGCCGCCGTCACCGCGGCCTTCCGCGACGAGCACTTCGACTGCATCGTGATCGGCGCCGGCCTGCGCGAGCCGAGGGAGCGCCTGCTGCTGTTCGAGAAGGTGCTCAACCTCGTCCACCGCCTCGCGCCGGATGCCGCGATCTGCTTCAACACCACGCCCGCCGACACCGCCGAAGCGGTGCAGCGCTGGGTGGAGCCGTGACGGCCGGCTGACCCGGATAGCGAGTCAGCCCGTGGTCTGAAAGGCTTGAACCAACGCTTTGCGATACATCGCATCCTTTTCCCGCAATGAGCCGCTGCGCGCCGCAAGCATGGTCGTGGGTATCAGCGGCGTGGCCTAAATCAACCGCATCCCGCGCAGGCTCGCATGTCCGCCTTTGCCCACGATAATGTGGTCGTGCACCGCAATCCCGAGCGGTTTTGCGATGTCGATGATGGCCTTCGTCATCTGGATGTCGGCCTGCGAGGGCGAGGGATCGCCGGAGGGGTGGTTGTGCACCAGGATCAACGCGGTCGCCGATAATTCCAGCGCGCGCTTGATCACCTCGCGCGGATAGACCGGAGTGTGGTCGACCGTGCCGGTCTGCTGCACCTCGTCGGCGATGAGCTGGTTGCGCTTGTCGAGAAAGAGCAGGCGAAATTGCTCCTTGTCGGCGAACGCCATGCTGGAGCGGCAATAGTCGATCACCTCGTTCCAGGACGACAGCGCGTTGCGGCTGTTGACCTCGCCCCTGGTCACGCGGCTCGCGGCGGCCGCGATCAGCTTAAGCTGGTTGATCGCGGCTTCGCCGATGCCGTCGACCTCGCGCAGCCGCGCCACCGGCGCATGCACGACCTCGGCGAACGAGCCGAAAATCTTGATCAGCGTCTTTGCGAGAGGTTTCGTGTCCCGTCGCGGCAGCGCCGGAAACAGCGCCATCTCCAAGAGTTCGTAGTCGCTGAGCGCATCGGCGCCGGCATTGTAGAAGCGCTCGCGCAGCCGTTCGCGATGGCCGTGATAGTGCGGCACCTCGTCAGGCTTGCTCTTGTCGTGGTCCGGCTTGGCGGGCATCGGCCACCAGCATCGCCGGGGCCTAGCGCTTTTGCAACCGTCAATTGCGGGGCGCGCCGGCCGGCGTCCCGGCGGTCGGTGCGAGCGCGGGCACCGTGACCGCCACTACCCCGGCGAGAATGAGCGCCATTCCGGCAAGACTGGCCCAGGTCAAGTGCTCGCCGAGAATGGCGGTACCTAACGCTACGGCGAATCCAGCGCGCAGATAGCTCCCGCTGGTCGTGGCGAGCGTGCCGAGCGTATGTATCAGGCGGAAATAGATCACCATCGCCAGGGCCGTGCAGACCACCCCGAGCGCGATCACCGCCGCAATCGCCTGCGCGGGTGGCTGTTCCAGCCTCCAGGGCTGTTCGAGAGCCGCGGCGGTCGGGAGCATCAGCACCGCAGCGCAGCTCATCGCCCCTGCCGCGGTGACGACCGTGGGCAGACCCGAAAACCGCTGCCCCCAGATCGGTGCGAGCGCGTAACTGAAGCTCGCGCCGAGCACCGCCGTCTGGGCCAATGGCGACGCCGTGCCGATCCCAGACAGCGCATCGATCCCCATGGTCAGGGCGACGCCCGCAAGGCCGAGAACGACGCCGGCGATCTTGCGCCCGCAGATCGCCTGCCGTCCGCGCCCGGTCATGACAGCGATCGCCAGCACAAACATCGGCGGCGTTGCATTGAGCACGCCGGCGAGCCCGCTCGTGATATGCGTCTCACCCCAACTGATCAGGGTGAACGGCAGCGCGCTCTGCAGCAGCCCCTGCACGACGAAGGCGGCCCAAACTGATGTCTGGCGAGGAAGGGAGTGCCCCTGCGCGGTCGCAATCAGGATCAGGAGAATCGCTGCGATGGTCACGCGAGCGGCGACCATCGTGAACGGCGGGATCGTGGCAACAGCGAGCTTGATAAGCGTGAATGAGGAGCCCCAGATCAGCGAGAGCAGCAGCAGCAGCCCGGCCTCGATTGGGAGACTGATCTGTCCCGACGTCGTGTGTCGTTCCTGTGTGCTCATGCGATCTGCTCCTGGGATCGGCACCATGATCCAGGGCTGCGGCGCGGGCTGGCTGAATTCGGACCTCATCGCCCGATGGTGTCCGATTTCGGCTACTCGGTGCGCTGCGTCGAAACTATGATTTGGTAATGGTGAAGACTTCAGCCGAGCGGCAAACGTTGCCACCGCATCTCGACCGGGAGACCTGCGATCGGGCACGCCTTTCGCGCGCCCGCGGGTTCGACGGCCTGTTCTTTTCCGGGGTGCGCTCGACGCGCATTTATTGCCGGCCGGTCTGCCCGGTTCGCCCGGCACGCTCGGAGAACGTCACCTTCTATGCGACCGCGGCTGCGGCCGAGCGGGCCGGCTTTCGCCCCTGCCTGCGTTGCCGCCCTGAATCGGCGCCGGGTTCGCCCGCCTGGATGGGGACGGCCACCACCGTCGCGCGCGGCATGCGCTTGATCCACGACGGCTTTCTGGACGGGGCATCGATGACCGAGCTTGCGGAAGCGCTTGGCGTCGGGCCGCGTCATCTGCTGCGCCTGTTCATGCGCCATGCCGGCGCGAGCCCGAGCGAGATCGCGGCAACCCGGCGCGTGCAGGAAGCCAAGCGTCTGATCGATCAGACCGACATGAATTTGGCGGAGATTGCGTTTGCGGCGGGCTTCGGCAGCGTGCGCAGATTCAACGACGCGTTTGCCGCTACCTACAAGAGGGCGCCGTCGTCATTCCGCCGCCGTCGATAGAGGACGCGACCGGCTCACCCGATCTGCTTCTCGCCGTGCCGTTCCGACAGCGTGAAAATCTCGACACCCGTGGCGGTGACGCCGACGGAGTGCTCGAACTGTGCCGAGAGCGAGCGGTCGCGGGTGACGGCGGTCCAGCCGTCGGAGAGGATCTTCACATGCGGCTTGCCGAGATTGATCATCGGCTCGATGGTGAAGAACATGCCGGGCTTGAGCTGCACGCCTTCGCCGGGGCGGCCAATATGGATGATGTTCGGCTCGTCGTGGAACATGCGGCCCAACCCATGGCCGCAGAAATCGCGCACCACGCTCATGCCCTGCGGCTCGACGAAGCTCTGGATGGCGTGACCGATGTCGCCGGTGGTGGCGCCGGGCTTCACTGCGGCGATGCCGCGCATCATCGCTTCATACGTCACCTCGATCAGCCGCTCCGCCTTGCGGGCGATCGGGCCGATCGCATACATGCGGCTGGAATCGCCGTACCAGCCGTCGACGATGAAGGTGACGTCGATATTGACGATGTCGCCTTCCTTCAGCGGACGGTCGCCGGGCATGCCGTGGCAGACCACGTGGTTGAGCGAGGTGCAGGTCGAATAGCGATAGCCGCGATACATCAGCGTCGCCGGATAGGCGCCATGGCTGAAGGCGAAGTCGCGGACGAACTGGTCGATGCGCTCGGTCGGCACGCCCGGTCCGACGATGTCGGTGAGCTCGTCCAGGCACTTCGCCACCAGCGCGCCCGCCTTGCGCATGCCGGCGAAGGCGGCCGGCCCATGCAGCTTGATCTGTCCGGTCTTGCGCAGCGAGGTATCGGTGGCTTCGACGTAGCTCATGCTTGTGCGGTCTTTTCGGGCTGATCGCGATTGTCGGCGGAAAGGCTTGATTTCAGGCCCTAATTTAATGATTGCCGGCATTCATGCAAGCCGAGCCTTCCGCCCTCGTGTCCGAAAGCGGCCTAATTCGGGACTTCTACGGTGGTTTCCACCGGCAGCGCGCCGCCGCGGATGCGGATTTCGCGGACGGGGTAGGGAACCCGGATGCCCTCCCGCTTGAAGGCGTCCCACAGCGCCAGCATCACGTCGCTCTTGACCTTGTCCATGCCGTCAGGATCGGCGATCCAGAAGGTCAGCGAGAACTTCATCCCGGCTTCGGCGAACTCGGTCAGGATGCAGGTCGGCGGCTTGCCCTTCTGCGCGCGCGGATGGGCTTCCGCGGTCTCCGCCGCGAGCTTGCAGACCAGTTTCGGGTCGGCGTCGTAATTGGTGCCGAAGGCGATCTTCACCAGCGTGTTCTTGTCGGTATAGGTCCAGTTGACGACCTTCTGCGTCACCAGATCCTCGTTCGGCACCAGGAACTCGCGGCCGTCGCCGGCGGCGACGGAAATATAGCGCGTCTTCATCGCGCTGATGCGGCCGGTATTGTCGCCGATGGTGACGAGGTCGCCGGGCTTCACCGACTTGTCGGCGAGCAGGATGATGCCCGAGATGAAATTGGCGACGATCTTCTGCAGGCCGATACCGATGCCGACGCCGACCGCGCCGGAGAACACCGCGAGCGCCGACAGGTCGATGCCGACCGCGCCGAGCGCGATCACGATGGCGACGGCGAGAAGCCCGATGCGGATGATCTTGACCAGCAGCACCTGCACCGACGGCGTCAGGTCGCTGGTCGCGTTGATCCGGCTCTCGGCGAAATTGCTGGCGATGTTGGTCGCCCAGAGCGCGATGAGGAGGAGCGCACCGGCCTTGAGCGCCAGCAGCGGGGTCAGGCGGAGGCCGCCGAGCACGATCGCGTAGGCATCGAGCAGGTCGACGGTCGCATCGAGCTGGCCGAGGATGGACAGCGCGGCGACGAACCACGCCGTGATCGACACCAGCTTGACGATGAAGGCATTACGCAGCACCGAGGTCACGAGCCGGATCGCGAGCCAGGCCAGCCCGAGCTTGGCGGCGACCATCAGCAGGTAGGAGCGGCTCGGCCAGGTCGCATGGTACATCACCACGCGCGAGACGATCACCGACAGCGTGAACACCGCCGTCGAGGCGCTGGAGACCATCACCCGGGCGAAGTGCCGGAGCGGCAGCGGCCAACGCATCGCCAGCGAGGTCATGTCGACCCGGTTGCGGACGGCGGCCTCCGCCGCATAGGCGATGCCGGCCGCGGCCAGAATGAGGCCGAATTGCAGGTAGAACCAGGGCGAGGAGATTTCCGCCCCGACGCTGCGCGCGGTGGTCTGCACGAACTCCATGAAGTCCTTGAGGTCCATGTCCATCGGTCTCGTCGGCAAGCGGGGAGGAATTGATTCGAGGGAGCCGCAGAATCCCACAAGGGACGCGGCCGGGTCATCGATACACCGCTAAGTGATGGAGGTTAAGGCCGTATAATACGGGCAGATTGCCGCGAGAGGCGAAAATGGGTTGGCGCGCGAGTCTGCCGACGATAAGGATGCCTTTCCCGCTGCTTTGACCCGGAAGGTGGATGGCCTCTCTCGACTCCGTCAGCCTCGCCATATTGCTCGGCGCCGTCCTCGTCATGGCCGGCATCCTGTCGAGCCTGCTTGCGCTCCGCTTCGGTGCGCCCCTGCTGCTCGTCTTCCTTGCGGTCGGCATGCTCGCCGGCGATTCCGGTCCCGGCCAGCTCCAGTTCGACGACGTCCGCACCACCTATCTGGTCGGCTCGGTGGCGCTGGCCCTGATCCTGTTCGATGGCGGCCTCAGGACACGCTTTGCCAGCATCCGCACCGTGCTTGCGCCGTCCGTGGTGCTCGCGACCGCCGGCGTGCTCCTGACCGCGCTGATCACGGCGCCGTTCGCCAAATATGCGCTCGACCTCAATTGGACGGAATCGCTGCTGGTCGGCGCCGTGGTGGCCTCGACCGATGCGGCCGCCGTGTTCCTCTTGGTGCACACCCAGGGCCTGCGCCTGCGCCCGCGCGTCGGCGCGACGCTGGAGGCGGAATCCGGCACCAACGACCCCTTCGCGATCTTCCTCACCTTGATGCTGGTCGAGTACATCTCGATCGGCTCGAGCTCGCCCGGCCACGTGCTGATGGAGTTCGTGCAGGAATCGGTGCTGGGCGCCATCGTCGGCGTTATCGGCGGGCGCCTCGTCGTCATGGCGCTCAACAAGGTGGCGCTGCCGCAGGGCCTGCACGCGCCGTTCGTGACCACGGCCGCGCTGGTGATCTTCGGCGGCTCGCAGATGATGCACGCCTCCGGCTTCCTCGCGGTCTATCTCGCCGGCATCATCATCGGCAACCGGCCGACGCGCGCGCATAACCAGGTGGTGGCCTTCCTCGATGCCGCGACCTGGCTGGCGCAGATCGTGATGTTCGTGCTGCTCGGCCTCCTGGTCTCGCCGAGCCGGCTCGGCACCAGCGTGCTGCCGGCGGTCGGCGTTGCCTTCGTGCTGATGCTGGTGGCACGGCCGATCGCCGTCTTCGTGTGCCTGGCGCCGTTCCGCTTCAACTGGCGTGAGAAGATCTTCATCGCCTGGACCGGCCTGCGCGGCGCGGTCGCGATCTTCCTGGCGTCGATCCCGATGCTGGTCGGCCTGTCCAAGGCCTATCTCTATTTCGATGTCGCCTTCGTCGTCGTCATCATCTCGCTGCTGCTGCAGGGCTGGACCCTGGCACCGGCCGCGCGAAAACTGCATGTGGCGCTGCCGCGCGCCGAGCGCGGCCCGCGCCGTGTCGAGCTGGATCTGCCCGGCCAGCTCGAGCAGCAGCTGGTCGGTTATCCGGTGCGGCCCAAGAGCCTTTATTTTCGCCGCGGCCTGATCCCGTCCTGGTCCAAGCCGACGCTGGTGATCCGCAACGAGAACATCCTGACGCCGCTGGAGGCCGATCCGATCGCGCCCGGCGACTACATCTATCTGCTGGCGCCGCCGGAAAAGGCCGAATCGCTCGACCGCTTCTTCGTCGACATGCAGCCGAGCTCGGCGCCGGATCCGCATCTGCTCGGCGATTTCATGGTCTCCGGCGAGCACACGCTCGCCGAGCTCGCCGAGGTCTACGGCGTCAAGGTCGGCGAGGACGAGAGCAAGCTGACGCTCGCAGATTATTTCGACGTCCATCTCGACCGCGCGCCGAAGGAGGGCGCCGAGCTTGCCCTCGACGAGATCGTGCTGGTCGCACGCAGCATCTCCGGCGGCCGCGTCAACGTCGTCGGCCTCCGCCTGCCGGAAGACGACGAGACCCCGCCGCCGCTGACCCGCGCGCAGGCGCTGCGCAAGAAGCTCGCGGATGTGTGGGGCTCGGTGGCTGGGGTTTAGCGCTCACTATCGCCCGACGATCACCGCCACAATCTCGCTGTCATCGCCCAAGCCGGCGCATGACAGCGGTGGTGGGGCGAAAGCAAGTCGCGCCCCACCTCACGCCAGCACCTTCACCCCACCAAAACTCGTCACGCGGCCCTGCTTCAGCATCACGATCTGCGTGGCGAGCTGGCGCAGCTCGGCGGCGTCGTGGCTGACATAGACCATGGGGACATTGGCTTCGTCGCGTAAGCGCACCAGATAGGGCAGGATCTCGAGCTTGCGGCCTTCGTCGAGCGCGCCGAGCGGCTCGTCGAGCAGCAACAGGCGCGGCCGTGACAGCAGCGCGCGTCCGAGCGCGACGCGCTGACGCTCGCCGCCGGATAGCTTTCCGGGGCGGCGGTCGAGCAGGGCGCCGATATCGAGCA from Bradyrhizobium sp. CCBAU 53351 includes the following:
- a CDS encoding creatininase family protein codes for the protein MTPSHDWTAIRWADAPAAETARWIAVLPLAATEQHGPHLPLTTDVLIADAYLARVRELLPGSVPATFLPVEPIGISTEHIDYPGTQTLPNEAALKRWTGIGEDIARRGVKKLVIITSHGGNSAAMMLVAQDLRAHHKLFVVTTSWSRLSGADQLFPAEEVRHGIHGGAIETSIMLARYPDQVRKDAVADFPASSVAMAKQYRWLSTQRPAPFAWQAQDLNASGAVGNATLAEPAKGERLLDQGARAFCELLEEVDNFDVNRLAKGPLG
- a CDS encoding ABC transporter substrate-binding protein, giving the protein MPPIHMRRTLIAGLLAAFVCSIPARAETLDKVTFGTNWVAEAEHGGFFQAVADGTYKKYGLDVTIVPGGPNENNRMLLIAGKIDFFMAANTLMSFDAVANNVPVVTIAAIFQKDPQVMLTQPDAKVAKLEDLKPLTLFVSKEGMGSYFQWLKSEYGFSEKNVRPYNFNPQPFIANPKSAMQGYVTSEPFAVEKAAGFKPNVLLLADYGFNTYSTLIETRRDIVEKKPDLVQRFVDASMVGWYNYIYRDNSAGNAMIKKLNPEMTDDLLAYSVAKMKEHGIVDSGDSLKNGIGAMSDERYSSFFNKMVKAGVVKADLDFRKSYTLRFVNKGVGVELRPNKP
- a CDS encoding ABC transporter ATP-binding protein gives rise to the protein MSAVKTSSAVETGLSHLAVSLRGVTKTYDNGITALGPFDLTVRKGEFISLLGPSGCGKSTVLRLIAELSAPSSGIVRVARHEGEAQPGHGIGFVFQEPTLMPWASVRENVRLPLRLGGVPKSEGRARADAALASVGLADFADSFPRELSGGMKMRLSLARALVTDPDILLMDEPFAALDEITRFRLNNDLLALWRALGKTVIFVTHSVFESVYLSQRVVVMTARPGRIQADIRIETVEPRGEEFRTSTAYGDYCRKVSGALAPSYSGQSLL
- a CDS encoding ABC transporter permease codes for the protein MSAQAPVTAQPQGALRLMLPVIVFAAGLIAWELVVRLKEIPPYVLPAPSIIVLTLFKDWAVLSQSLVTTLLTTLEGFIAASIGGIALALLFNQSKWVEYSLFPYAIVLQVTPVIAIAPLLLIYLEQQTAVVVCAFIVAFFPVLSNTTLGLNSVDRNLTGLFQLYGASKPQTLRFLKLPAALPYILGGLRIAGGLSLIGAVVAEIAAGTAGAGSGLAYRIAESGYRLNIPRMFAALLLLSLAGIVIYGVLALVSHLVLRRWHESALGKEN
- a CDS encoding 2-hydroxyacid dehydrogenase; protein product: MAAGSISSEKIDLLIYGPVRPILENGFSDHFVVHKAETRGDLERLTPAIREKIRGVAVTYHTVRADKDSLSQLPKIEMVASFGVGYDHIDAKYAAEHNIIVTNTPDVLTEEVADVAMGLLISTLREFIKADRYVRSGLWQTQNYPLSVGSLRDRKVGIVGMGRIGQAIARRLDASLVPVVYHSRNPSKDVSYKHYPDLIEMAKAVDTLMVIVPGGASTNKMINAEVFKALGPRGVLINVARGSVVDEPALVQALKSGTILAAGLDVFAAEPTVPDELKTMQNVVLLPHIGSASVVTRNAMDQLVVDNLKSWFSGKAPLTPVAETPFRGR
- a CDS encoding AprI/Inh family metalloprotease inhibitor; this translates as MRSLQVVAFAIAASLAAIGAAHAQDATSLKKSMPGQWELSTTERSKTCVVTMKANAAGQAFKLELEPACKTALPFTKDIVAWSVRGLDIVRLQDATGEAVIDFTEVEAGIFEGLRQGEGVYILQDLAAARSMAKSMDQMIGDWSMVRGNGQPVCALTLTNTEASPDNFQVFLKPKCDATIAQFNPTQWRLERGQIVLMSKSGAAWQFEADDNAQWRRVPDTADPLIMLRQ
- the radC gene encoding DNA repair protein RadC, whose amino-acid sequence is MPAKPDHDKSKPDEVPHYHGHRERLRERFYNAGADALSDYELLEMALFPALPRRDTKPLAKTLIKIFGSFAEVVHAPVARLREVDGIGEAAINQLKLIAAAASRVTRGEVNSRNALSSWNEVIDYCRSSMAFADKEQFRLLFLDKRNQLIADEVQQTGTVDHTPVYPREVIKRALELSATALILVHNHPSGDPSPSQADIQMTKAIIDIAKPLGIAVHDHIIVGKGGHASLRGMRLI
- a CDS encoding DMT family transporter, whose product is MSTQERHTTSGQISLPIEAGLLLLLSLIWGSSFTLIKLAVATIPPFTMVAARVTIAAILLILIATAQGHSLPRQTSVWAAFVVQGLLQSALPFTLISWGETHITSGLAGVLNATPPMFVLAIAVMTGRGRQAICGRKIAGVVLGLAGVALTMGIDALSGIGTASPLAQTAVLGASFSYALAPIWGQRFSGLPTVVTAAGAMSCAAVLMLPTAAALEQPWRLEQPPAQAIAAVIALGVVCTALAMVIYFRLIHTLGTLATTSGSYLRAGFAVALGTAILGEHLTWASLAGMALILAGVVAVTVPALAPTAGTPAGAPRN
- a CDS encoding bifunctional transcriptional activator/DNA repair enzyme AdaA, producing the protein MVKTSAERQTLPPHLDRETCDRARLSRARGFDGLFFSGVRSTRIYCRPVCPVRPARSENVTFYATAAAAERAGFRPCLRCRPESAPGSPAWMGTATTVARGMRLIHDGFLDGASMTELAEALGVGPRHLLRLFMRHAGASPSEIAATRRVQEAKRLIDQTDMNLAEIAFAAGFGSVRRFNDAFAATYKRAPSSFRRRR